A region of the Flavipsychrobacter sp. genome:
GGGTACTCCTGTCCAACTAGTCTGTGAAACATTACAGTTATTATACACACCATATCCTCCATCATTCTCACAATCTTGTGCAGAAACATGGAACCACCATTGACCAGCTACCCAATTGCTTCCTTTTTTATTTTGAGGATCTAGTAATACTTCAGGAAATATTTGACTAACGGAATGCGACTCTAGCTTTCCTGCAAAAGCAAAATATACATTTTGCATGTCGTGCTTATAGTATACTGTAATACTATCATTATTAGACATTACAATAAATACACTATCTGCATCTTGCCACTCACTGGCGTTTATCTGGCCATCCACATTCACATTATTCAGGTCAAAAGGAATAACAATAGATGTTTGTGCTGAAGCAAAATTTATTGATGCAATAAACATTGCTATTACTGTGATTAACGTTTTCATTCTTTTTACAAATTGTCTTTTTATAGAAAGCCTACTTCTGTACAAACTTAACGAAATAAACATTTCTATATTTGTCATTAAAATATTGTTTTTTTAAAACTAGTCAGCAAATGGGCGAACAATATAATAACACAACAACAGCTGCATTTCTGCAACGATTAAGTCAAGGCAAAGGCATGCCGGGTTCAGGATGTGCTGCTGCTTTTTCTGCTCTAATGGGTATATCCATTCTGCAATCTGTATGCAAGATCACCCTAAAAAAAACAGACTACACAGATAGCTACCCTCAGCTAGACAAAGCGCTACAACTACTAAATCAACAATACTACCCACAACTGGAAGTGCTAATGCAACAAGATGCAGATGCAGTTACTGACATGCTGAAAAATACGATCA
Encoded here:
- a CDS encoding cyclodeaminase/cyclohydrolase family protein, with product MGEQYNNTTTAAFLQRLSQGKGMPGSGCAAAFSALMGISILQSVCKITLKKTDYTDSYPQLDKALQLLNQQYYPQLEVLMQQDADAVTDMLKNTITKELTTTPIAISKSCIDVLKTALEVFDNTYQPMLGDSATAIAMINSAINATLFISKANTRKNNTLKSEVERIEEEYLQLKHEVSRRQII